One window from the genome of Deferrivibrio essentukiensis encodes:
- a CDS encoding DDE-type integrase/transposase/recombinase, producing MLSKPNTVWSADITYIKLEKGHAYLAAILDWYSRKVLSWRLSSTMDTELVVSVTKSAIEK from the coding sequence ATTTTATCCAAGCCAAATACAGTATGGAGTGCAGATATAACATACATAAAATTAGAGAAAGGTCATGCTTATCTTGCGGCAATATTGGATTGGTATAGTAGAAAGGTGCTTTCTTGGAGATTATCGAGTACTATGGATACTGAACTTGTGGTCTCTGTAACAAAAAGTGCAATTGAGAAG